AATTGAACTGCAATTGCCCGCTTTAGCACAGCGTAAAGACGATATTTTAGCACTGGCACAGCACTTTTTACCTGAGCGTGAGTTAAGTGTGATGGCCGAGCAGGCCTTACTGTCCCATTCATGGCCTGGCAATGTGCGAGAACTCGAAAACGCCTGCAAACGTGCTGCGGTGCTTAAACAATCGGGCACACTAGAAGCCGAAGACTTTGCACTTCAGCGCTTAACAAGCACCGATATTGGACAAAAATCAGTGCAAGAGCCAGAAAAAGCAGAGCTTGAGCAAGCTATGCGCGAATACCAAGGTGTCATTGCCAAAGTCGCGCGTCATTTTGGTTTAAGTCGCCAAGCGCTTTACCGCCGTTTACAAAAATTTGAGATTGAGTATTAATGCGCGCCTTTCATTCCATCAAGTCTAAATTACAAGCGATTGTGGTTTTTGTTACAGCCTTGCCCATAATATTACTGGTTTGCCAGCAAGACTGGTCGTTTGCTTTAAGTGTCTTCGCAGTGATAGGGAGTATGTTTATAATTTTGATACTGACTCATATGCTCTATCGCCCGCTAGATAAAGGCTTGAGCGCATTAGAATCAGGTTTACTTAACTTTAAAGATGGCGAGTTTTCGACCTTGCTGGGTTACCGTGCAACCGATGAGCTTGGCGTGCTATGTAGTTTATACAATGAAACCGCGCAAAAACTGCGCAAAGAAAAACAATGGATTTACCAGCGCGAACTGATGCTTGATAAAGTATTACAAAGTTCACCACAGGCCTTATTACTTGTCGATGACAGTCAACATTTAGTTTATTCAAACCACACAGCACGTGAGTTATTCTTAAAAGGACAGCGTCTTGAAGGCTCACTGTTAAGTGATATTTTAGCCGCTGCACCTGCGAGCTTAGCAACCGCAATAGAGCAAGGCCGCGATGGCCTATTTAGCTTTGAAGTAGCCGAGAATGAGGCGCAAACCTGGCATTTATCAACAGGGCGTTTTTTACTCAACAATCAGTATCATTACTTATATTTATTTAAACACTTAACCCGTGAGCTTAGCCGCCAAGAAGTGGCAGTATGGAAAAAAGTTATCAGGGTGATAAGTCATGAACTCAATAATTCATTGGCCCCCATTTCGTCTATGCTCCACAGCGGGCAATTACTAGCTAAAAATCTCGATGAACCGCGTTTAGACCGAGTTTTTAAAACGATTGGCGATCGCATTAGTCACCTCAGTGAGTTTATTCAAGGGTATGGCAAGTTTGCCAAATTACCGACTCCACAGCCTGTTAGCATTAATTGGCAAGAGTTACTCATCAGTTTACAAAGCCAATGGTCGTTTGATTTGCAAGGTGCTTTGCCACAGCAA
This genomic stretch from Pseudoalteromonas tunicata harbors:
- a CDS encoding sensor histidine kinase codes for the protein MRAFHSIKSKLQAIVVFVTALPIILLVCQQDWSFALSVFAVIGSMFIILILTHMLYRPLDKGLSALESGLLNFKDGEFSTLLGYRATDELGVLCSLYNETAQKLRKEKQWIYQRELMLDKVLQSSPQALLLVDDSQHLVYSNHTARELFLKGQRLEGSLLSDILAAAPASLATAIEQGRDGLFSFEVAENEAQTWHLSTGRFLLNNQYHYLYLFKHLTRELSRQEVAVWKKVIRVISHELNNSLAPISSMLHSGQLLAKNLDEPRLDRVFKTIGDRISHLSEFIQGYGKFAKLPTPQPVSINWQELLISLQSQWSFDLQGALPQQNGYADRAQLEQLLINLLKNAHESGSAPSDIQLQVETANEGSQQGHLISVNDGGKGMSETVMNNALLPFYSTKSSGTGLGLALCREIAEAHQGKISIFNRNEGGVSIKVWLPLMSYR